A genomic window from Micromonospora sp. WMMA1947 includes:
- a CDS encoding site-specific DNA-methyltransferase, which yields MPPRKKATTGPTPVDAITYNDKRTNLPTADAHDFVDPEIENPFVFKYPRPLYSPQLVWRGKEEQDLAEHLEGNAPPIYIQEKIDPRVLIENLRQTSARPEEEPELTLFDAFDGLPELDLVDFYQHEANWSNRMILGDSLNVMASLAERERLRGKVQMIYLDPPYGIKFGSNWQVSARKRDVKDGKLEDATREVEQIKAFRDTWEYGINSYLTYLRDRLSVAKELLTQSGSLFVQIGDENVHLVRSLMDEVMGSENFVSLITFVTTSGFSQSTALPRNGDYLLWYAKDAQALKVRTLWVNAPDRQTYRWVLLPDGTYRGMTAAELAGSQALPPGTRIYTPGDLQSQGAASEPQPFEHEGKVYRPGANSHWKANYPKGMERLAAAGRLHVAKNSVRYRRFVDDFPYQVRTNLWADTGTGNFTDDKIYVVQTNVKVVERCILLATDPGDLVLDPTCGSGTTAFVAEQWGRRWITVDTSRVSLALARQRIMGGRFPWYLLADSEDGRKKESELSGTPLPRADATGDIRHGFVYERVQRITLGSIANNPDVKEGMEPAQLDAAIRRHAEYELLLDKPFEDSRKVRVAGPFTVESLSPHRSVAFSGSAVDEERATRAAEGSDSQGDAEFEQTVIANLRTAGIQNGRKKERLTFDSIESYASPYIQAVAVREDATDGTPKRVGITVGPQYGTVGPSFIKDAAREANRTRDVDLLCVLAFAFDPAVLGTADDDYVTSEEGFANVAAERRLGRVPVLLVRMNADLVMGEELKKTGAGNLFTVFGEPDIEIKREDDELRVLLHGVDVYDPNTGELRSNDTDQIALWMIDTAYNGESFFVRHCYFTGGQDPYKRLKAALKADIDPDAWASLYGTESRPFARPETGKIAVKVINDYGDEVMKVFTV from the coding sequence ATGCCACCGCGGAAGAAGGCCACCACCGGGCCGACCCCCGTCGACGCCATCACCTACAACGACAAGCGGACGAACCTGCCGACAGCCGACGCACACGATTTTGTGGATCCCGAGATCGAGAACCCGTTTGTCTTCAAGTACCCGCGACCGCTCTACAGCCCGCAACTCGTGTGGCGCGGCAAGGAGGAGCAGGACCTCGCGGAGCACCTCGAGGGCAACGCTCCTCCGATCTACATCCAGGAGAAGATCGATCCGCGAGTGCTCATCGAGAACCTCCGCCAGACGTCAGCACGACCTGAGGAAGAGCCCGAGCTGACCCTGTTCGACGCCTTCGACGGCTTGCCCGAACTCGACCTGGTCGACTTCTACCAGCACGAGGCCAACTGGTCGAATCGCATGATCTTGGGCGACTCGCTGAACGTCATGGCGAGCCTCGCGGAGCGGGAGCGCCTCCGCGGCAAGGTCCAGATGATCTACCTCGACCCGCCGTATGGCATCAAGTTTGGCAGCAACTGGCAGGTGTCCGCCCGCAAGCGCGACGTCAAGGACGGCAAGCTCGAGGACGCCACCCGCGAAGTCGAGCAGATCAAGGCCTTCCGTGACACCTGGGAATACGGCATCAACTCATACTTGACATATCTCAGGGATCGCCTCTCTGTTGCCAAGGAGCTACTCACACAGAGTGGCTCGCTTTTCGTGCAGATCGGCGACGAGAATGTGCACTTGGTGCGCTCCCTGATGGACGAGGTGATGGGAAGCGAGAACTTCGTCAGCCTTATCACTTTCGTAACCACGAGCGGGTTCTCCCAATCGACGGCTCTGCCAAGAAATGGGGACTACCTACTTTGGTATGCGAAAGACGCGCAAGCCCTCAAGGTTAGAACCTTGTGGGTAAATGCTCCAGATCGCCAAACGTACCGCTGGGTGCTACTGCCGGACGGCACCTACCGCGGGATGACCGCAGCAGAACTGGCAGGAAGCCAGGCACTACCCCCGGGAACAAGGATTTACACTCCCGGCGACCTACAGTCGCAGGGCGCAGCAAGCGAGCCCCAGCCATTCGAGCACGAGGGTAAGGTTTACCGCCCGGGAGCCAATTCACATTGGAAGGCGAATTATCCCAAGGGCATGGAACGGCTGGCCGCCGCTGGACGGCTACATGTCGCAAAGAACAGCGTGAGATATCGGCGATTCGTGGACGACTTCCCCTACCAGGTCCGTACCAACCTCTGGGCAGACACTGGGACCGGCAACTTCACCGACGACAAAATCTACGTAGTGCAGACGAATGTGAAGGTTGTCGAGCGCTGCATCCTCCTGGCTACTGATCCGGGCGACCTGGTCCTAGACCCGACCTGCGGTTCCGGGACCACAGCCTTCGTCGCAGAGCAGTGGGGCCGCAGGTGGATAACTGTAGACACTTCGAGGGTTTCACTGGCACTGGCGCGGCAAAGAATTATGGGCGGCCGCTTCCCCTGGTATCTGCTGGCTGATTCAGAGGATGGACGGAAGAAGGAGAGCGAGCTTTCGGGCACGCCGCTGCCGCGGGCAGATGCTACCGGGGACATCCGCCACGGGTTTGTGTACGAGCGAGTGCAACGAATCACACTTGGGTCTATTGCAAATAACCCTGATGTAAAGGAAGGCATGGAGCCCGCTCAACTTGACGCGGCAATCCGCCGACACGCGGAGTACGAGTTACTCCTCGACAAACCATTCGAGGATTCACGGAAGGTGCGTGTTGCGGGGCCATTCACAGTCGAAAGCCTCTCGCCTCACCGTTCGGTCGCCTTCTCGGGTAGTGCTGTTGATGAAGAGCGCGCAACGCGAGCGGCCGAAGGGAGCGACTCTCAAGGCGATGCTGAATTCGAGCAGACCGTGATCGCTAACCTTCGCACCGCAGGCATCCAGAATGGCCGGAAGAAGGAGCGTCTGACTTTCGACTCGATCGAGTCGTACGCTTCGCCGTACATCCAGGCCGTGGCCGTCCGCGAGGACGCGACCGACGGCACACCCAAGCGGGTCGGCATCACCGTTGGTCCGCAATATGGAACGGTTGGACCGTCGTTTATCAAGGACGCGGCCCGGGAGGCAAACCGCACGCGGGACGTCGACCTGCTCTGCGTTCTGGCCTTCGCCTTCGACCCTGCCGTGCTCGGTACTGCCGACGACGACTACGTGACCTCCGAGGAAGGCTTCGCCAACGTCGCCGCGGAGCGGCGGCTCGGTCGGGTACCGGTCCTGCTGGTGCGGATGAATGCCGACTTGGTCATGGGCGAGGAACTCAAGAAGACCGGGGCAGGCAACCTGTTCACCGTGTTCGGCGAGCCGGACATCGAGATCAAGCGGGAGGACGACGAGCTGCGGGTGCTGCTGCACGGCGTCGACGTCTACGATCCCAACACCGGGGAGCTACGCAGCAACGACACCGACCAGATCGCGCTATGGATGATCGACACGGCTTACAACGGCGAGTCGTTCTTCGTGCGGCACTGCTACTTCACAGGCGGGCAGGACCCGTACAAGCGGTTGAAGGCGGCGCTCAAGGCGGACATCGACCCGGACGCCTGGGCGAGCCTCTACGGCACCGAGTCGCGGCCGTTTGCCCGACCGGAGACTGGGAAGATCGCGGTCAAGGTGATCAACGACTACGGCGACGAGGTGATGAAGGTCTTTACCGTCTGA